One genomic region from Streptomyces sp. NBC_00582 encodes:
- a CDS encoding electron transfer flavoprotein subunit alpha/FixB family protein, translated as MAEVLVYVDHVDGAVRKPTLELLTLARRIGEPVAVALGAGAENTAAALAEHGAVKVLTHDASEYADYLVVPKVDALQAAVAAVSPAAVLVPSSAEGKEIAARLALRIGSGIITDAVDLEAGDEGPVATQSVFAASFTTKSRIAKGTPVITVKPNSAAVEAAPAAGAVEALAVTFSAQATGTKVTGRTARESTGRPELTEAAIVVSGGRGVNGAENFAIIEALADSLGAAVGASRAAVDAGWYPHTNQVGQTGKSVSPQLYIANGISGAIQHRAGMQTSKTIVAVNKDAEAPIFDLVDYGIVGDLFDVVPQLTEEIKTRKG; from the coding sequence ATGGCTGAAGTCCTCGTCTACGTCGACCACGTGGACGGTGCCGTCCGCAAGCCGACCCTCGAGCTGCTGACCCTGGCCCGCCGCATCGGCGAGCCCGTCGCGGTCGCGCTCGGCGCCGGTGCCGAGAACACCGCCGCCGCGCTCGCCGAGCACGGTGCCGTCAAGGTCCTCACCCACGACGCCTCCGAGTACGCCGACTACCTCGTCGTACCGAAGGTCGACGCGCTGCAGGCCGCCGTCGCCGCCGTCTCCCCGGCCGCCGTGCTGGTCCCGTCCTCCGCCGAGGGCAAGGAGATCGCCGCCCGCCTCGCGCTGCGCATCGGCTCCGGCATCATCACCGACGCCGTCGACCTCGAGGCCGGCGACGAGGGCCCGGTGGCCACCCAGTCGGTGTTCGCCGCGTCCTTCACCACCAAGTCCCGCATCGCCAAGGGCACCCCGGTCATCACCGTCAAGCCCAACTCCGCCGCCGTCGAGGCCGCCCCGGCCGCCGGCGCGGTCGAGGCCCTCGCCGTCACCTTCTCCGCGCAGGCCACCGGCACCAAGGTCACCGGCCGCACGGCCCGTGAGTCGACCGGCCGCCCCGAGCTGACCGAGGCCGCGATCGTGGTCTCCGGCGGCCGCGGCGTCAACGGCGCCGAGAACTTCGCGATCATCGAGGCCCTCGCCGACTCGCTCGGCGCGGCCGTCGGCGCCTCCCGCGCCGCGGTGGACGCGGGCTGGTACCCGCACACCAACCAGGTCGGCCAGACCGGCAAGTCCGTCTCGCCGCAGCTCTACATCGCCAACGGCATCTCCGGCGCCATCCAGCACCGCGCCGGCATGCAGACCTCGAAGACCATCGTGGCCGTCAACAAGGACGCCGAGGCCCCGATCTTCGACCTCGTCGACTACGGCATCGTCGGCGACCTGTTCGACGTCGTCCCCCAGCTCACCGAGGAGATCAAGACCCGCAAGGGCTGA
- a CDS encoding TlpA family protein disulfide reductase produces MTGLVVCVAVLAAASVYGVLQRRRSGRVRVRGRDDGKRLGADRLGAALGERATLVQFSSAFCAPCRATRRVLGEVAGMVPGVSHVEIDAEEHLDLVRELDILKTPTVLVLDADGRIVRRATGQPRRADVIAALGEAV; encoded by the coding sequence ATGACCGGACTCGTGGTGTGTGTGGCGGTGCTCGCGGCGGCGAGCGTCTACGGAGTGCTGCAGCGACGGCGGAGCGGGAGGGTACGGGTGCGCGGACGCGACGACGGAAAGCGGCTGGGAGCCGACCGGCTCGGTGCCGCACTGGGGGAGCGGGCCACCCTCGTGCAGTTCTCCAGCGCCTTCTGCGCGCCCTGCCGGGCCACCCGCCGGGTCCTCGGCGAGGTGGCCGGCATGGTGCCGGGCGTCTCCCACGTCGAGATCGACGCCGAGGAGCACCTGGACCTCGTGCGCGAGCTCGACATCCTCAAGACCCCGACCGTCCTGGTCCTCGACGCCGACGGCCGGATCGTCCGGCGCGCCACCGGCCAGCCCCGCAGGGCCGACGTCATCGCCGCTCTGGGGGAGGCCGTGTGA
- a CDS encoding flavin reductase family protein has protein sequence MTATPDLGTARLASPDLLRSVFRRHAAGVAVITAPGASGPVGFTATSLTSVSAEPPMLSFGIGTGASSWPAISGADHVGVHLLGEHQQELAATFARSGADRFGAPTVWREGPEGVPVLDDVLAWLVCRVVARVPAGDHRIVLAEVILGDPAGAGRPLLYHQGRFTALRD, from the coding sequence ATGACGGCCACGCCCGACCTCGGCACCGCCCGGCTCGCCTCCCCCGACCTCCTGCGCTCCGTCTTCCGGCGACACGCCGCCGGGGTCGCCGTGATCACCGCTCCGGGTGCCTCCGGTCCGGTCGGCTTCACCGCCACCTCCCTCACCTCGGTCTCCGCCGAGCCGCCCATGCTCTCCTTCGGTATCGGCACGGGCGCCTCCAGCTGGCCCGCGATATCCGGGGCCGACCACGTGGGCGTGCATCTGCTCGGAGAGCACCAGCAGGAGCTGGCCGCGACCTTCGCCCGCAGCGGCGCCGACCGCTTCGGCGCGCCCACCGTCTGGCGGGAGGGCCCCGAAGGCGTTCCGGTCCTCGACGACGTCCTCGCCTGGCTGGTGTGCCGGGTCGTCGCCCGCGTCCCCGCCGGCGACCACCGGATCGTGCTGGCCGAGGTGATCCTGGGCGACCCGGCGGGCGCCGGCCGGCCCCTGCTCTACCACCAGGGCCGGTTCACCGCTCTGCGGGATTGA
- a CDS encoding lysophospholipid acyltransferase family protein: MAELVYRPAVGLALTLFKAWDLKIDCKGSENIPRSGGAVLVSNHISYLDFIFNGLAALPQKRLVRFMAKESVFRHKISGPLMRGMKHIPVDRNQGEAAYQHALASLRSGEIIGVFPEATISQSFTLKSFKSGAARLAQEAGVPLIPMAVWGTQRLWTKGHPRNFKRSHTPITIRVGEAIEASRDKYAGAITRQLRERVQELLEAAQRAYPVRPKDANDTWWMPAHLGGTAPTPEQVKAAEAR; the protein is encoded by the coding sequence ATGGCAGAGCTTGTCTACCGTCCCGCCGTCGGCCTCGCCCTGACGTTGTTCAAGGCCTGGGATCTGAAGATCGACTGCAAGGGGTCGGAGAACATCCCGCGCTCGGGCGGCGCCGTACTGGTGAGCAATCACATCAGCTACCTCGACTTCATCTTCAACGGCCTGGCGGCGCTCCCGCAGAAACGTCTCGTTCGTTTCATGGCGAAGGAGTCCGTCTTCCGCCACAAGATCTCCGGTCCGCTGATGCGCGGGATGAAGCACATTCCGGTGGACCGCAACCAGGGCGAGGCGGCCTACCAGCACGCGCTGGCCTCGCTGCGCTCGGGCGAGATCATCGGGGTCTTCCCCGAGGCGACCATCTCCCAGTCGTTCACGCTGAAGAGCTTCAAGTCGGGCGCGGCGCGCCTCGCGCAGGAGGCGGGCGTCCCGCTGATCCCGATGGCCGTGTGGGGGACGCAGCGGCTGTGGACGAAGGGCCACCCGCGCAACTTCAAGCGCAGCCACACCCCGATCACCATCCGGGTCGGCGAGGCGATCGAGGCGTCCAGGGACAAGTACGCGGGCGCCATCACCCGCCAGCTGCGCGAGCGCGTCCAGGAGCTGCTGGAGGCCGCCCAGCGCGCCTACCCGGTCCGCCCGAAGGACGCGAACGACACCTGGTGGATGCCGGCGCACCTGGGCGGTACGGCGCCCACGCCGGAGCAGGTGAAGGCGGCCGAGGCGCGCTGA
- a CDS encoding glycerophosphodiester phosphodiesterase: protein MNFVTIGHRGVMGVEPENTLRSFVAAEEAGLDVIELDLHLSKDGALVIMHDPDVDRTTDGTGPIADQTLAELKTLDAGRGERVPVFEEVLDAVALPLQAEIKDVQAARALAEVMRDRDLVGRVEVSSFHDEAVAEMARLVPGVRTALIGSRYGLDIVARAVDAGATTVCLNLRRLTLEIVEEARRRDLRIIGWVVNTQHQLRLVRALELDGATTDYPEIRRTGRFTA from the coding sequence TTGAACTTCGTCACCATCGGTCATCGCGGCGTCATGGGGGTCGAGCCCGAGAACACCCTGCGCTCGTTCGTCGCCGCCGAGGAAGCCGGCCTCGATGTGATCGAGCTCGATCTGCATCTGAGCAAGGACGGCGCCCTGGTGATCATGCACGATCCGGACGTGGACCGTACGACGGACGGGACCGGGCCCATCGCCGACCAGACGCTCGCGGAGCTGAAGACCCTGGACGCGGGGCGCGGAGAGCGCGTGCCGGTGTTCGAGGAGGTCCTGGACGCCGTGGCCCTTCCGCTGCAGGCCGAGATCAAGGACGTGCAGGCGGCGCGGGCCCTGGCCGAGGTGATGCGGGACCGGGATCTGGTGGGCCGGGTGGAGGTGTCCTCGTTCCACGACGAGGCGGTGGCCGAGATGGCCCGGCTGGTGCCGGGGGTGCGCACCGCGCTGATCGGCAGCCGCTACGGCCTTGACATCGTTGCCCGGGCCGTGGACGCCGGGGCCACGACGGTGTGCCTCAACCTGCGGCGTCTCACGCTGGAGATCGTCGAGGAGGCCCGCAGACGGGATCTGCGGATCATCGGCTGGGTCGTCAACACCCAGCACCAGCTGCGGCTGGTGCGCGCGCTGGAGCTGGACGGCGCGACCACGGACTACCCGGAGATCCGGCGCACGGGGCGCTTCACGGCGTGA
- a CDS encoding threonine aldolase family protein, with the protein MNPPKTDARRHHDPEVRGFASDNYAGAHPEVMAALALANGGHQVAYGEDDYTENLQRIVRSHFGPTAEAFPVFNGTGANVVALQAVTDRWGAVICAESAHINVDEGGAPERMGGLKLLTVPTPDGKLTPELIDRQAWGWEDEHRAMPQVVSITQSTELGTLYTPDEIRAICDHAHARGMKVHLDGSRMANAAASLDVPMRTFTNAVGVDILSLGGTKNGALFGEAVVVLNQDAVRRMKHLRKLSMQLASKMRFVSVQLEALLAKDLWLRNARHANEMAQRLAEGVRAVHGVEILYPVQANGVFARLPHEVGLRLQKRFRFYFWDEAAGVVRWMCAFDTTEEDVDAFVAAVKEEMAH; encoded by the coding sequence GTGAACCCTCCGAAGACCGACGCCCGTCGCCACCACGACCCGGAGGTCCGCGGTTTCGCCAGTGACAACTACGCCGGGGCCCACCCGGAGGTGATGGCCGCCCTGGCCCTGGCCAACGGCGGCCATCAGGTCGCGTACGGCGAGGACGACTACACCGAGAACCTCCAGCGGATCGTCCGCAGCCACTTCGGCCCGACGGCCGAGGCGTTCCCGGTCTTCAACGGCACCGGTGCCAACGTCGTCGCGCTCCAGGCGGTCACCGACCGCTGGGGAGCGGTGATCTGTGCCGAGAGCGCCCATATCAACGTGGACGAGGGCGGTGCTCCGGAGCGCATGGGCGGCCTGAAGCTGCTCACGGTCCCCACCCCCGACGGCAAGCTCACCCCGGAGCTGATCGACCGGCAGGCCTGGGGCTGGGAGGACGAGCACCGCGCGATGCCGCAGGTCGTCTCGATCACCCAGAGCACCGAGCTCGGCACCCTCTACACCCCGGACGAGATCCGCGCGATCTGCGACCACGCCCACGCCCGGGGCATGAAGGTCCACCTGGACGGCTCCCGCATGGCCAACGCGGCCGCCTCCCTGGACGTCCCCATGCGGACCTTCACCAATGCGGTCGGCGTCGACATCCTCTCCCTCGGCGGGACGAAGAACGGCGCTCTCTTCGGCGAGGCGGTCGTCGTCCTCAACCAGGACGCCGTCCGCCGTATGAAGCACCTGCGCAAGCTGTCCATGCAACTCGCCTCCAAGATGCGGTTCGTCTCCGTGCAACTGGAAGCACTGCTCGCCAAGGACCTGTGGCTGCGCAACGCCCGGCACGCCAACGAGATGGCCCAGCGGCTCGCGGAGGGCGTGCGCGCGGTGCACGGCGTGGAGATCCTCTACCCGGTCCAGGCCAACGGGGTCTTCGCCCGGCTGCCGCACGAGGTGGGTCTGCGGCTGCAGAAGCGTTTCCGGTTCTACTTCTGGGACGAGGCCGCGGGCGTCGTGCGCTGGATGTGCGCCTTCGACACCACCGAGGAGGACGTGGACGCGTTCGTCGCGGCGGTCAAGGAGGAGATGGCGCACTAG
- a CDS encoding electron transfer flavoprotein subunit beta/FixA family protein has product MSLRIVVTVKYVPDATGDRHFADDLTVDRDDVDGLLSELDEYAVEQALQISENSDDDVEITVLTVGPEDAKDALRKALSMGADKAIHVEDDDLHGTDAIGTSLVLAKAVEKAGYDLVISGMASTDGTMGVLPALLAERLGVPQVTLLSEVSVEDGTVKGRRDGDAASEQLEASLPAVVSVTDQSGEARYPSFKGIMAAKKKPVQSWDLSDLDIEAEEVGLEGAWTKVEDASARPARTAGTIVKDEGEGGKQLAEYLASQKFI; this is encoded by the coding sequence GTGAGCTTGAGGATCGTTGTCACTGTGAAGTACGTGCCCGACGCCACTGGCGACCGGCACTTCGCCGATGACCTGACCGTCGACCGGGACGACGTGGACGGTCTGCTCTCCGAGCTCGACGAGTACGCCGTCGAGCAGGCGCTGCAGATCTCCGAGAACTCCGACGACGACGTGGAGATCACCGTTCTCACGGTGGGTCCCGAGGACGCCAAGGACGCCCTGCGCAAGGCGCTGTCCATGGGTGCCGACAAGGCGATCCACGTCGAGGACGACGACCTGCACGGCACCGACGCCATCGGCACCTCGCTGGTGCTGGCCAAGGCCGTCGAGAAGGCCGGCTACGACCTGGTGATCTCCGGCATGGCCTCCACCGACGGCACCATGGGCGTGCTGCCGGCGCTGCTCGCCGAGCGCCTCGGCGTCCCGCAGGTCACCCTGCTCTCCGAGGTCTCCGTCGAGGACGGCACGGTCAAGGGCCGCCGCGACGGCGACGCCGCCTCCGAGCAGCTCGAGGCCTCCCTGCCGGCCGTCGTGTCGGTCACCGACCAGTCCGGCGAGGCCCGTTACCCGTCCTTCAAGGGCATCATGGCGGCCAAGAAGAAGCCGGTTCAGTCGTGGGACCTGTCCGACCTCGACATCGAGGCGGAGGAGGTCGGCCTGGAGGGCGCCTGGACCAAGGTCGAGGACGCCTCCGCGCGCCCGGCCCGCACCGCCGGCACGATCGTCAAGGACGAGGGCGAGGGCGGCAAGCAGCTCGCCGAGTACCTCGCGAGCCAGAAGTTCATCTAA
- a CDS encoding SDR family NAD(P)-dependent oxidoreductase: MGNGALNGAVIAVAGAGGPAGRAALLRLARAGATVVGSDNDPERLAEAVDHARYEAGGATVTGDTVDLLDLNSTREWASRVEKDFGRIDGLVHLVGGWRGSETFVKTRLDDWDLLELLLVKTVQHTSLAFFEGLQRSEHGRYVLISAAGASKPTAGNAAYAAAKAAAEAWTLALADAFHKAGGAAGPTAAATILVVKALVHDAMRADRPNAKFAGFTDVTDLAEAIAGVWEKSAPEVNGQRLWLTEKP; the protein is encoded by the coding sequence ATGGGGAACGGCGCTCTCAACGGTGCGGTGATCGCGGTGGCCGGCGCGGGCGGACCCGCGGGCCGCGCGGCACTGCTCCGGCTCGCCCGGGCGGGCGCGACCGTCGTGGGCTCGGACAACGATCCCGAGCGCCTGGCGGAGGCCGTGGACCACGCCCGCTACGAGGCCGGCGGCGCCACCGTCACCGGTGACACCGTCGACCTGCTCGACCTGAACTCCACCCGCGAATGGGCCTCCCGCGTCGAGAAGGACTTCGGCCGCATCGACGGCCTGGTCCACCTCGTGGGCGGCTGGCGGGGCAGCGAGACCTTCGTCAAGACCAGGCTGGACGACTGGGACCTCCTCGAGCTGCTGCTCGTCAAGACCGTGCAGCACACGTCCCTGGCGTTCTTCGAGGGCCTGCAGCGCAGTGAGCACGGGCGGTACGTGCTGATCAGCGCGGCCGGCGCCTCGAAGCCCACCGCGGGCAACGCCGCCTACGCCGCCGCCAAGGCCGCCGCCGAGGCCTGGACCCTGGCGCTCGCGGACGCCTTCCACAAGGCCGGGGGCGCCGCGGGCCCCACCGCCGCGGCCACCATCCTGGTGGTGAAGGCGCTGGTGCACGACGCGATGCGCGCCGACCGGCCCAACGCGAAGTTCGCCGGTTTCACCGATGTCACGGACCTCGCCGAGGCGATCGCGGGAGTCTGGGAGAAATCCGCCCCCGAAGTGAACGGACAGCGTCTGTGGCTCACCGAGAAGCCGTGA
- a CDS encoding endonuclease/exonuclease/phosphatase family protein yields MTGTAGPTRRTGLRTLVAAAVAVPLLGAVGAAEPRRATSAPDPRPSRVPPLRIMTFNLRVPVDRDGNSWVNRRPVMRSLLQETAPHVMGTQEGQFKQLQAVWADMGPHYDWIGTPGSGDEESVAIYYDVRRLEPLEHDVFRLSDTPNTPGSNTWGAAFPRLVTRVLFRDREGTGREFHVLNTHLDHRSEYARVRAARLIGERIKGLGPSRPVLLTGDFNAVAHTDRAYATLLESGLVDTWDTARENGPVFGTFNGWKALKPDGDRIDWILSTPDVTVHRAWADPFTVDGRYPSDHLPVLASVSLR; encoded by the coding sequence ATGACAGGCACCGCGGGGCCCACGCGGCGGACGGGACTGAGGACGCTGGTCGCGGCAGCCGTCGCGGTACCGCTGCTCGGCGCGGTCGGGGCCGCGGAGCCGCGCCGGGCGACGTCGGCGCCGGATCCCCGGCCGAGCCGGGTGCCCCCGCTGAGGATCATGACGTTCAACCTCCGGGTCCCGGTCGACCGGGACGGCAACAGCTGGGTCAACCGCCGCCCGGTGATGCGGTCGCTGTTACAGGAGACCGCGCCGCATGTCATGGGCACTCAGGAGGGTCAGTTCAAGCAGCTCCAGGCCGTCTGGGCCGACATGGGGCCGCACTACGACTGGATCGGCACCCCCGGCAGCGGCGACGAGGAGTCGGTGGCGATCTACTACGACGTCCGTCGGCTCGAGCCCCTCGAACACGACGTCTTCCGTCTCTCCGACACGCCGAACACACCGGGCTCCAACACCTGGGGCGCGGCGTTCCCCCGGCTGGTGACGCGGGTCCTCTTCCGCGACCGCGAGGGCACCGGACGGGAGTTCCACGTCCTCAACACGCACCTCGACCATCGCAGCGAGTACGCGCGCGTGCGGGCCGCCCGGCTGATCGGTGAGCGGATCAAGGGGCTCGGTCCGTCCCGGCCGGTGCTGCTGACCGGCGACTTCAACGCCGTCGCCCACACCGACCGGGCCTACGCCACGCTGCTGGAGTCGGGACTGGTCGACACCTGGGACACGGCGCGGGAGAACGGTCCGGTGTTCGGGACGTTCAACGGCTGGAAGGCGCTCAAGCCCGACGGGGACCGCATCGACTGGATCCTGTCGACCCCGGACGTCACGGTCCACCGGGCCTGGGCGGACCCGTTCACCGTGGACGGCCGCTATCCCAGCGACCATCTGCCGGTGCTGGCGTCGGTGAGCCTGAGGTGA
- a CDS encoding DUF6421 family protein: MTEILVQAATGEQVPPGTRVVEHPAWPVLKDAVERIRPWQSKDGSIDFTAGDAPGRAEAEQVVRDVIGAVERLSPLLPHDAGYHRALVEDLRRWADGGFEVPDFLDSLLAFQPAANRADGLQHLVVFPMYTQNGNPDRNLEAVVLRMVWPDWLAELERSRYDNPLFCGITFEDFTSGYDTNSAVLFPETIAVREAPERFSWGGIFCDREAARFRRVTDAAVGILGLELPEDIAAMVHDQKRCEEAFVLWDMVHDRTHSHGDLPFDPFMIKQRQPFWMYGLEELRCDLTAFKEAVKLEADGIPQARDVQYAVLFDRMFRFPVTGERVRNYDGLGGQLLFAYLHKHEVVRWTDNKLHIDWQRAPRVTNELCAEIEKLYRDGIDRPKLVHWFAGYELVSTYLAPHPGSRWAKGPDALDLTQPPRKLVDDVLPDEFPLSMFYEALSKKLKNVIASTKGITADSAERVAA; this comes from the coding sequence ATGACGGAAATTCTTGTGCAGGCGGCGACGGGGGAGCAGGTTCCTCCCGGAACGAGGGTGGTGGAGCACCCGGCGTGGCCCGTGCTCAAGGATGCCGTGGAGCGGATCCGCCCCTGGCAGTCCAAGGACGGATCGATCGACTTCACCGCCGGGGACGCCCCCGGGCGCGCCGAGGCCGAGCAGGTCGTACGGGACGTGATCGGCGCGGTCGAGCGGCTCTCCCCGCTGCTGCCGCACGACGCCGGCTACCACCGTGCCCTGGTGGAGGATCTGCGCCGCTGGGCCGACGGCGGTTTCGAGGTGCCCGACTTCCTCGACTCGCTGCTCGCCTTCCAGCCCGCCGCGAACCGCGCCGACGGACTGCAGCACCTGGTCGTCTTCCCGATGTACACGCAGAACGGCAACCCGGACCGCAACCTGGAGGCGGTCGTACTGCGCATGGTCTGGCCGGACTGGCTGGCCGAGCTGGAGCGCAGCCGCTACGACAACCCGCTGTTCTGCGGCATCACCTTCGAGGACTTCACCTCCGGCTACGACACCAACTCGGCCGTGCTCTTCCCGGAGACCATCGCCGTCCGTGAGGCGCCGGAACGTTTCTCCTGGGGTGGCATCTTCTGCGACCGCGAGGCCGCCCGCTTCCGCAGGGTCACCGACGCGGCCGTCGGCATCCTCGGCCTGGAGCTGCCCGAGGACATCGCCGCCATGGTCCACGACCAGAAGCGCTGCGAGGAGGCCTTCGTCCTGTGGGACATGGTCCACGACCGCACCCACAGCCACGGCGACCTGCCCTTCGACCCCTTCATGATCAAGCAGCGCCAGCCGTTCTGGATGTACGGCCTGGAGGAGCTGCGCTGCGACCTCACCGCCTTCAAGGAGGCCGTGAAGCTCGAGGCCGACGGCATCCCGCAGGCCCGTGACGTGCAGTACGCGGTCCTCTTCGACCGTATGTTCCGTTTCCCGGTCACCGGCGAACGCGTCCGCAACTACGACGGCCTCGGCGGCCAGCTGCTCTTCGCCTACCTGCACAAGCACGAGGTCGTCCGCTGGACCGACAACAAGCTGCACATCGACTGGCAGCGCGCCCCGCGGGTCACCAACGAGCTGTGCGCCGAGATCGAGAAGCTGTACCGCGACGGCATCGACCGCCCGAAGCTGGTCCACTGGTTCGCCGGCTACGAGCTGGTCTCCACCTACCTCGCCCCGCACCCGGGCTCCCGCTGGGCCAAGGGTCCCGATGCCCTCGACCTGACGCAGCCGCCGCGCAAACTCGTGGATGACGTGCTTCCTGACGAGTTTCCGCTGAGCATGTTCTATGAGGCACTGTCCAAGAAGCTGAAGAACGTGATCGCCTCCACCAAGGGCATCACGGCGGACAGCGCGGAGAGGGTCGCCGCGTGA
- a CDS encoding DUF4395 domain-containing protein translates to MDIDVRGPRFGAAVTTVVLAVVLVTGSAWLLAWQTLAFALGAAGGVGRSPYGWVFRRIVRPRIGPPTEFEAPEPPRFAQAVGLVFAGAGLAGFALGPDWLGLAATGAALAAAFLNAAFGYCLGCEMYLLVRRVTVRTQ, encoded by the coding sequence ATGGACATCGATGTGAGAGGCCCGCGGTTCGGGGCCGCCGTCACGACCGTGGTACTGGCGGTCGTTCTGGTGACGGGCAGTGCGTGGCTGCTGGCCTGGCAGACACTGGCGTTCGCGCTGGGCGCCGCGGGCGGGGTGGGGCGTTCGCCCTACGGCTGGGTGTTCCGCAGGATCGTCCGGCCGAGGATCGGACCGCCGACGGAGTTCGAGGCGCCGGAACCGCCGCGGTTCGCGCAGGCGGTGGGGCTCGTCTTCGCCGGTGCGGGCCTGGCCGGCTTCGCGCTGGGGCCGGACTGGCTCGGGCTCGCGGCGACCGGCGCGGCGCTCGCGGCGGCCTTCCTCAATGCCGCTTTCGGGTACTGCCTGGGATGCGAGATGTACCTGCTCGTGCGGCGGGTGACGGTACGCACGCAGTAA
- a CDS encoding transglutaminase-like domain-containing protein, with protein MELIQENPDLSAYLAADEVIDHHHPLVRETAARLARDAVDSYAYAHLAFDFVRDTIPHSNDSGDPRVTWRASDVLEQGTGICYAKAHALTALLRAEDIPTALCYQRLRHDAGAGHCVHGLVAVRFHGAWHRQDPRGNKPGVDARFSLNGEQLAFLPDREEGELDHPVLYTAPHPAVLAALKAAPDRSYLWETLPAELA; from the coding sequence ATGGAGCTGATCCAGGAGAACCCCGACCTGTCCGCGTATCTGGCCGCCGACGAGGTCATCGACCATCATCACCCGCTCGTCCGGGAGACCGCCGCACGACTCGCCCGGGACGCGGTGGACTCGTATGCCTATGCGCACCTGGCCTTCGACTTCGTGCGCGACACCATTCCCCACTCGAACGACTCCGGGGACCCGCGCGTCACCTGGCGCGCCTCCGACGTGCTGGAGCAGGGCACGGGCATCTGCTACGCCAAGGCCCACGCGCTCACCGCGCTGCTGCGCGCCGAGGACATCCCGACGGCACTGTGCTACCAGCGCCTCAGGCACGACGCCGGTGCCGGCCACTGCGTCCACGGGCTGGTCGCCGTACGGTTCCACGGCGCCTGGCACCGCCAGGACCCGCGCGGCAACAAACCCGGGGTGGACGCGCGGTTCTCCCTGAACGGCGAACAGCTCGCCTTCCTCCCGGACCGGGAGGAAGGCGAGCTGGATCATCCGGTGCTGTACACGGCACCGCATCCGGCGGTGCTGGCCGCGCTCAAGGCGGCCCCCGACCGGTCGTACCTCTGGGAGACGCTCCCGGCCGAGCTGGCCTGA